From a single Flavobacterium sp. genomic region:
- a CDS encoding multicopper oxidase domain-containing protein, protein MDIQNILSKKLLPIVIFVLATQTLFSQNIVRYDLYVRDTIVNYSGKEKRAIAVNGQIPMPTLTFTEGDIAEIYVHNELKESTSLHWHGLFLPNKEDGVPNLTQMPIEPGTTHKYSFPIIQSGTHWYHSHSGLQEQIGMYGMFIMNKKQNDKTFRKGIDDLPTVPIILSEWTDLKPENVHRMLHNATDWFAIKKGTTQSYAEAIKQGHFKTKIANEWKRMNAMDVSDVYYDKFLINGKNESQLSQFKSGDKVRLRVANGGASSYFWLTYAGGKITVVASDGNDVEPVEVDRLLIAVSETYDIIVTIPASNTSYEFLATPEDRTKSTSLYIGNGIKQLIAPLPKLKYFEGMKMMNGMMKMNGDLDDMGMSMSLNQMDMNVVMYPEITGAVSAKHKGTMSDMETSTDHSNHNQNQYNANALSTITTLNYAMLKATDKTTLPKDAPVKELRFELTGNMNRYVWSLDNKVVSETDKILIKKGENIRITLYNGSMMRHPMHLHGHDFRILNGQEEYAPLKNVMDLMPMETNIIEFNANVEGDWFFHCHILYHMMAGMGRVFTYENQTPNPLIPNPKVAQRKLFAEDRKFHFMGENDFATNGNDGMAMFSNTRWSIGTEWRLGYNDIHGYETETHIGRYIGKMQWIMPFVGFDWRYRKMENGETEKNLFGQGSTKDGRSVFSAGLEYTMPMLIKAQAEVFTDGNFRLQFERMDIPVSTRIRMDLMWNTDKEYMAGLRYIIKRNFSVRTHYDSDMGLGIGLSLNY, encoded by the coding sequence ATGGATATACAAAACATTCTTTCAAAAAAACTGTTACCAATCGTAATCTTCGTTTTGGCAACACAAACGCTGTTTTCGCAAAACATAGTTCGTTACGATTTATATGTTCGTGATACCATCGTAAACTATTCTGGAAAAGAAAAAAGAGCAATTGCAGTAAATGGTCAAATTCCTATGCCAACATTAACATTTACAGAAGGTGATATTGCTGAAATTTATGTACATAACGAATTAAAAGAAAGCACTTCATTGCATTGGCACGGACTATTTTTACCTAATAAAGAAGATGGTGTCCCAAACCTTACACAAATGCCAATAGAACCGGGAACTACTCACAAATATTCGTTTCCAATAATTCAAAGCGGAACTCATTGGTACCACAGTCATTCAGGATTACAGGAACAAATTGGTATGTATGGTATGTTCATTATGAACAAAAAACAAAATGACAAAACATTCCGAAAAGGTATAGATGATTTACCAACTGTGCCTATTATTTTAAGTGAATGGACCGATTTAAAACCCGAGAACGTTCACCGAATGTTGCACAATGCAACCGATTGGTTTGCAATTAAAAAAGGAACAACACAAAGTTATGCTGAAGCCATAAAACAAGGTCATTTCAAAACAAAAATAGCCAATGAATGGAAACGAATGAATGCTATGGATGTGAGCGATGTATATTATGATAAGTTTCTGATTAATGGTAAAAATGAAAGTCAGTTATCACAGTTTAAAAGTGGAGATAAAGTTCGTTTGCGTGTGGCAAATGGTGGAGCTTCATCATACTTTTGGTTAACTTATGCTGGAGGAAAAATAACAGTTGTAGCTAGTGATGGTAACGATGTAGAACCTGTTGAAGTAGATAGATTATTGATAGCAGTATCCGAGACTTATGACATTATAGTTACAATTCCTGCAAGTAATACTTCTTATGAATTTTTAGCAACTCCAGAAGACCGCACAAAATCTACTTCATTATACATTGGAAATGGCATCAAACAATTGATTGCTCCGTTGCCAAAATTAAAATATTTTGAGGGAATGAAAATGATGAACGGAATGATGAAAATGAATGGGGATTTAGATGATATGGGAATGAGTATGTCCTTAAATCAAATGGATATGAATGTAGTAATGTACCCAGAAATAACTGGTGCAGTAAGCGCAAAACATAAGGGTACTATGAGCGATATGGAAACGAGTACCGATCATTCCAATCACAATCAAAATCAGTACAATGCCAATGCGTTATCTACAATTACAACACTCAATTATGCCATGTTGAAAGCGACCGATAAAACAACTTTACCCAAAGATGCCCCAGTAAAAGAACTTCGTTTTGAACTAACAGGTAACATGAACCGATATGTTTGGAGTTTAGACAATAAAGTAGTTTCTGAAACAGATAAAATCCTAATAAAAAAAGGAGAAAACATTAGAATTACACTTTACAATGGTTCCATGATGCGTCATCCAATGCACTTACATGGACATGATTTCAGAATATTAAATGGTCAAGAGGAATATGCACCATTAAAAAATGTAATGGACTTAATGCCTATGGAAACCAACATAATTGAATTCAATGCCAATGTTGAAGGAGATTGGTTTTTTCATTGTCATATTTTGTATCACATGATGGCAGGAATGGGAAGAGTATTCACCTATGAAAACCAAACGCCAAATCCGCTAATTCCAAATCCAAAAGTAGCACAAAGAAAATTATTTGCCGAAGACCGAAAATTTCATTTTATGGGAGAAAATGATTTTGCAACAAATGGAAACGACGGAATGGCAATGTTTAGCAACACACGTTGGAGCATCGGTACAGAATGGCGCTTGGGTTATAATGATATACACGGTTACGAAACAGAAACTCATATTGGAAGATACATTGGTAAAATGCAATGGATTATGCCATTTGTTGGTTTCGATTGGAGATACAGAAAAATGGAGAATGGTGAAACAGAAAAAAACCTTTTCGGGCAAGGAAGCACCAAAGACGGACGTTCTGTTTTTAGTGCAGGATTAGAATATACAATGCCAATGCTTATAAAAGCACAAGCCGAAGTTTTTACCGATGGAAATTTCAGATTACAATTTGAAAGAATGGATATTCCAGTTTCTACAAGAATAAGAATGGATTTGATGTGGAATACCGATAAAGAATATATGGCAGGTTTACGATACATTATCAAAAGAAATTTTAGTGTCAGAACACATTACGATAGTGATATGGGGTTAGGTATTGGATTAAGTTTAAATTATTAA
- a CDS encoding DUF3347 domain-containing protein, giving the protein MKALILSAIIAITLVSCNQKNKETENKTTETSTNSNEIYACSMHPEITGKKGEECSKCGMELTEPVAQVEPIHEENEKTQELKDTTKLPTNDVKEKVIETKTPFSINAIVANYLKIKNALTKDDAKAAAIAGKSLFNDFNTINSNSLTTTQKKEYLDIADDAKEHAKHISDNAGKIDHQREHFVTLSKDINDLIKMFGTKQKLYQDFCPMANDGKGAIWISETKEIKNPFYGSQMLTCGSLKKTL; this is encoded by the coding sequence ATGAAAGCACTTATTCTATCAGCTATTATAGCTATCACTTTAGTTTCTTGTAATCAAAAAAACAAAGAGACAGAAAACAAGACCACAGAAACTTCAACAAATTCAAATGAAATATATGCGTGTTCCATGCACCCAGAGATTACAGGAAAAAAAGGAGAAGAATGTTCCAAATGTGGTATGGAATTAACAGAACCAGTTGCCCAAGTTGAGCCAATCCATGAAGAAAATGAAAAAACTCAAGAACTCAAAGACACCACAAAACTACCAACTAATGACGTTAAAGAAAAAGTAATTGAAACAAAAACTCCTTTTTCAATTAATGCAATAGTTGCAAACTATTTAAAAATAAAAAATGCACTAACAAAAGACGATGCCAAAGCCGCTGCTATTGCAGGTAAATCATTATTCAACGATTTTAATACAATCAACTCAAATAGTTTAACTACTACTCAAAAAAAAGAGTATTTAGATATTGCAGACGATGCAAAAGAACATGCAAAACACATTAGTGATAATGCTGGGAAAATCGACCATCAAAGAGAACATTTTGTTACGCTAAGTAAGGATATTAATGATTTGATTAAAATGTTTGGAACAAAGCAAAAATTGTATCAAGATTTTTGTCCAATGGCAAATGATGGCAAAGGAGCTATTTGGATTAGTGAAACAAAAGAAATTAAAAATCCATTTTATGGCTCTCAAATGTTGACTTGTGGTAGTTTGAAAAAAACGTTATAA
- a CDS encoding heme-binding domain-containing protein: MTRKLKKIALVFFLMFVAIQFYQPKQNVSSSFDIGKNFANNYKVPPKILNSLQKACYDCHSNTTKYLWYDYIQPARLFVESHIKNGKEELNFNEFATYSNRKQQSKLEAISREIKSGTMPLSSYTQLHQDAILDETQKQEIISWIEQTINKE, encoded by the coding sequence ATGACACGAAAATTAAAAAAGATTGCATTAGTATTCTTTTTAATGTTTGTAGCTATTCAATTCTACCAACCAAAACAAAATGTAAGTAGTTCATTCGATATTGGAAAAAACTTTGCTAATAATTATAAAGTACCTCCAAAAATTCTTAATTCATTGCAAAAAGCTTGTTATGACTGCCATAGTAATACTACTAAGTATTTATGGTACGATTACATTCAACCAGCAAGATTATTTGTAGAAAGCCACATTAAAAATGGAAAAGAAGAACTGAATTTTAATGAATTTGCGACTTATTCAAATAGAAAACAACAAAGTAAACTAGAAGCAATAAGTAGAGAAATAAAATCGGGTACTATGCCATTAAGTTCATACACACAATTACATCAGGATGCTATTCTTGATGAAACCCAAAAGCAAGAAATAATCAGTTGGATTGAACAGACAATCAATAAAGAATAG
- a CDS encoding heavy-metal-associated domain-containing protein — protein MKTIYILITSMVLMFSLNSNAQIVKAEIRATGLTCSMCSNAINKQLKTVPEVVNVEIDLNSNTFTVTLKEGNELSPKIFKEKVEKAGFFIGSLVVTAKSNTITQSSYIMVNDKKSNASEIQFQVVDKGYVTEKEFKKLSKSYKNIDTYASNNEDDFHIKMIN, from the coding sequence ATGAAAACAATATATATTCTGATTACATCAATGGTTTTGATGTTTTCACTTAATAGTAATGCCCAAATAGTAAAAGCCGAAATTAGAGCCACTGGTTTAACCTGTTCTATGTGTTCAAATGCTATAAATAAACAGCTAAAAACAGTGCCCGAAGTGGTTAACGTTGAAATCGATTTAAACTCCAATACCTTTACAGTAACGCTAAAAGAAGGAAACGAATTAAGCCCTAAAATATTTAAAGAAAAAGTAGAAAAAGCAGGTTTTTTTATCGGTTCATTAGTAGTTACCGCAAAATCAAATACCATAACTCAAAGTTCATACATAATGGTTAATGATAAAAAAAGTAATGCTTCTGAAATACAGTTTCAAGTGGTTGATAAAGGATATGTAACCGAGAAAGAATTTAAAAAATTATCAAAGTCCTATAAGAATATTGATACGTATGCTTCGAATAATGAAGATGATTTTCACATTAAAATGATAAACTAA
- a CDS encoding DUF6943 family protein, with protein sequence MQNFIIKTHRVGTIYSKPHLFLLNKGMNSGKPQKEPFTNSFVIIFQNEEDCESLFFIAYSLWQTKFWHQHLVGSVIPFLRLNDFKKEFNPQSRLMMVEHEQHQKNVAALKLLEKKEKQYKEDMMLINDLRRAILYRYHRK encoded by the coding sequence ATGCAGAATTTTATCATCAAAACCCACCGAGTTGGAACGATTTATTCAAAACCACATTTATTCCTACTTAACAAAGGGATGAACAGCGGAAAGCCACAAAAAGAGCCATTTACAAACAGTTTTGTTATCATTTTTCAAAACGAGGAGGACTGCGAAAGCCTTTTTTTCATTGCTTATAGTTTATGGCAAACAAAATTTTGGCACCAGCATTTAGTAGGTTCAGTAATTCCGTTTTTACGTCTAAATGATTTTAAAAAAGAATTCAATCCACAATCTAGATTGATGATGGTGGAACACGAGCAGCACCAAAAAAATGTTGCAGCTCTCAAACTCTTGGAGAAAAAAGAAAAGCAATACAAAGAGGATATGATGCTTATAAATGACCTTCGCAGAGCCATTTTATACCGTTACCATAGAAAATAA
- a CDS encoding DUF2911 domain-containing protein: MKKTILTGLIILQSLLLSAQDKVQIRVTSASPAASFEQEVGSGKIKITYSRPLVRGRKIFGELVPFDKLWRTGASDCTVITTSEDISFGNNVLKAGSYSIFSIPSINEWTIIVNSDTTLHGETGYDEKKDIMRFKVPLEKSPNFYETFTIELNDINSKGEAFLKILWENTMVKIPVKSKEDDTIVALIDQHIIKGKTQDANLLFQAANYYYSTNRDYKQAIIWLLEAEKINPQNFYYPNLRQKLASENKDYTIAIEAAKRAISIADKEKMKKTIDSLNNKISDWEILLKK; this comes from the coding sequence ATGAAAAAAACAATCTTAACAGGCTTAATTATTTTGCAATCCTTATTATTATCTGCCCAAGACAAAGTCCAGATAAGAGTTACTTCAGCCAGTCCTGCGGCATCTTTTGAGCAAGAAGTCGGCAGCGGAAAAATAAAAATAACATACAGCAGACCATTAGTAAGAGGTCGTAAAATATTTGGGGAGTTAGTACCTTTTGATAAGCTTTGGCGAACTGGCGCAAGTGATTGTACCGTCATAACCACTTCCGAAGATATTTCTTTTGGTAACAATGTATTAAAAGCAGGAAGCTATTCAATATTCTCAATTCCTTCAATAAATGAGTGGACTATAATTGTTAACTCAGATACTACCTTGCATGGAGAAACGGGCTATGATGAAAAAAAAGATATAATGCGTTTCAAAGTCCCTTTAGAAAAAAGCCCCAATTTTTATGAAACTTTTACTATTGAATTAAATGATATCAATAGCAAAGGCGAAGCATTCCTAAAAATACTTTGGGAAAATACAATGGTTAAAATACCGGTAAAGAGCAAGGAGGACGATACAATAGTGGCATTGATAGATCAACATATAATTAAGGGTAAAACTCAGGATGCCAATTTATTATTTCAGGCAGCTAATTATTATTACAGTACTAATAGAGATTATAAACAAGCAATTATATGGCTTTTGGAAGCAGAAAAAATAAATCCTCAAAATTTCTATTATCCTAATCTAAGACAAAAATTAGCTTCTGAAAACAAAGATTACACTATTGCAATTGAAGCTGCAAAGCGAGCCATTTCAATTGCTGATAAGGAGAAAATGAAAAAAACTATTGATAGTTTGAACAATAAAATTTCAGATTGGGAAATCTTGTTAAAAAAATAA
- a CDS encoding YncE family protein — MKNLSILASFVGAILFTSCNNNDDNMDMTLNVDFPAAYIVNGEDATVTVLKLSTNEVAGTIELMGTGSDMIMWPHHISSHQNHLAIGVPGMDLSAGHSGLNTSGMNGKLLVIDAMNGSIIKNINLPLMNHNTIYSPNGNEIWVPQMDEMNSKVLVYDATSNTLLNTINVGMMAAELTFSSDGTKAYVANGDDDSITVINTATKAIVTTIAVGDNPVGAWTGSNGKMYVDNEDGQTISVIDVATNSVDETITLGFMPGIASYNGPKNELWVSDPMNGKVHYWTWDAGMNMWMHGSSLNTGAGAHAIAFTTDGNTAYVTNQTANTVSVVNTTNHTVTKTINVGNKPNGIVIKM, encoded by the coding sequence ATGAAAAATTTATCAATACTAGCTTCATTCGTTGGAGCAATACTTTTCACTTCTTGTAATAATAATGACGACAATATGGATATGACATTAAATGTTGATTTTCCAGCGGCATATATTGTAAATGGCGAAGATGCCACTGTTACAGTCCTTAAATTGAGTACTAACGAAGTCGCTGGCACAATAGAATTAATGGGAACAGGTTCTGATATGATTATGTGGCCACACCACATCTCATCACATCAAAATCATTTAGCAATTGGAGTACCTGGTATGGACTTAAGCGCCGGGCATTCAGGATTAAATACATCGGGGATGAACGGTAAATTGTTAGTAATCGATGCAATGAATGGTTCAATTATAAAAAATATCAATCTCCCTTTAATGAACCATAACACAATCTATTCTCCTAACGGAAATGAAATTTGGGTACCTCAAATGGATGAAATGAATAGCAAAGTTCTGGTATATGATGCTACTTCGAATACATTATTAAATACAATTAATGTTGGAATGATGGCAGCTGAATTAACATTCTCTTCCGATGGTACCAAAGCTTATGTAGCAAATGGTGATGATGACAGCATAACAGTTATAAATACTGCCACAAAAGCGATAGTCACAACTATTGCCGTTGGAGATAACCCTGTTGGTGCTTGGACAGGAAGTAATGGTAAAATGTATGTCGATAATGAAGACGGACAAACTATTTCTGTGATTGATGTTGCAACAAACTCAGTAGATGAAACAATTACTTTAGGTTTCATGCCGGGAATAGCATCATATAACGGTCCTAAAAATGAATTATGGGTTTCGGATCCAATGAATGGAAAAGTACATTATTGGACTTGGGATGCGGGAATGAATATGTGGATGCATGGAAGTTCACTTAACACTGGTGCTGGTGCTCACGCAATTGCTTTCACAACAGACGGTAACACTGCCTATGTGACAAATCAAACGGCAAATACAGTTTCAGTTGTCAATACTACTAACCATACGGTGACCAAAACAATTAACGTGGGAAATAAACCAAATGGTATTGTTATAAAAATGTAA
- a CDS encoding helix-turn-helix domain-containing protein, translating to MKLYIKNMVCSRCKMVVKSELEKLGLKLLSINLGEVEIMEPFSDVQKNEISKILKVFGFELIDDKKSKTIDKIKTVIIDLVQNKNNDLKINLSNYLSQELHQDYNTLSNLFSEVENTTIEKYFINQKIEKVKELIMYDELSLSEIAYSLNYSTVSHLSNQFKKVTGFSPTYFKNIKTIKRKQIEDL from the coding sequence ATGAAACTTTATATTAAAAATATGGTTTGTAGTCGTTGCAAAATGGTGGTTAAGTCCGAGTTAGAAAAGCTTGGACTAAAACTTTTATCTATTAATTTGGGTGAAGTCGAAATTATGGAACCCTTTTCTGATGTTCAAAAAAATGAAATTAGTAAAATATTGAAAGTATTTGGCTTTGAACTGATTGATGATAAGAAAAGTAAAACGATTGATAAGATTAAAACAGTAATCATTGATTTGGTTCAAAACAAGAATAATGATTTGAAAATTAATTTATCCAACTACCTTTCACAAGAACTGCATCAAGACTATAATACCCTGAGTAATCTCTTTTCAGAAGTTGAAAACACTACTATTGAGAAGTATTTCATCAATCAGAAAATTGAAAAAGTAAAAGAGTTAATTATGTACGATGAACTCTCATTAAGTGAAATTGCGTATTCTTTAAATTACAGCACGGTTTCACATTTGAGCAATCAATTCAAAAAAGTAACTGGCTTTTCGCCAACCTACTTTAAGAATATCAAAACCATTAAAAGAAAGCAAATAGAAGATTTATAA
- a CDS encoding heavy metal translocating P-type ATPase has protein sequence MIHTYSITGMTCDGCLAKVEKTLNTIEGIEAKVSLNPAVATITMEKHIPTEKLQEALTAVGKYSIEMSNGKTKEHSTTNEASGKSCCSVHSNDHNKETVVPTNTQGKYYCPMHCEGEKVYDKAGDCPVCGMDLVKAPELTVSKTLYTCPMHPEVIQEGPGSCPICGMDLVPMEPSESEDQKTYTDLVKKMKIAVVFTVPIFAIAMIEMAHNNPLLQLMDASKWNLVQLILSLPVVFYACWVFFIRAWKSIITWNLNMFTLIGIGTGVAFLFSLVGMFFPDIFPSEFKTEHGTVLLYFEATTVILTLVLLGQLLEARAHSQTSGAIKELLKLAPTEATLVIDGSDKVISIHDIKKGDLLRVKPGDKIPVDGKITDGESSIDEAMITGEPIPVDKKKDDNVIAGTINGNKSFIMVAEKVGSETLLSQIVQMVNDASRSRAPIQKLADSISKYFVPIVVIISVITFFIWAKFGPEPALVYGFINAIAVLIIACPCALGLATPMSVMVGVGKGAQSGVLIKNAEALENMNKVNVLITDKTGTITEGKPSVEKIYATNNNDNDLLQSIASLNQYSEHPLAQAVVNYGKTKSISLIEVKDFEAIAGKGVTGTVTNKKVALGNKKLMEQVKASISDDIENKIITEQKLGKTVSYIAVEGIAVGFVSITDAIKTSSAAAIKELMQQGVEVIMMTGDNINTAKAVAEELNLSSYKAGCLPEDKLNEIKKLQAEGKIVAMAGDGINDAPALAQANIGIAMGTGTDVAIESAKITLVKGDLQGIVKAKNLSHAVMKNIKQNLFFAFFYNVLGVPIAAGVLYPFFGILLSPMIAALAMSFSSVSVIVNALRLRTLKL, from the coding sequence ATGATACATACTTACAGCATTACCGGAATGACTTGCGATGGTTGTCTCGCTAAAGTCGAAAAAACGTTGAATACTATTGAGGGTATTGAGGCAAAAGTTTCATTAAATCCAGCAGTAGCAACAATAACTATGGAAAAGCACATTCCAACAGAAAAGCTACAGGAAGCCTTGACAGCAGTGGGAAAATACTCCATAGAAATGAGCAACGGTAAAACCAAGGAGCATAGTACAACGAATGAAGCTTCGGGAAAATCATGTTGCTCTGTCCATTCCAACGATCATAATAAAGAAACTGTTGTCCCAACAAATACCCAAGGAAAGTATTATTGCCCAATGCATTGCGAAGGCGAAAAAGTGTACGACAAGGCAGGTGACTGTCCTGTGTGTGGAATGGATTTAGTTAAAGCACCAGAGTTAACGGTGAGTAAAACGTTGTATACGTGTCCTATGCATCCCGAAGTAATTCAAGAAGGTCCTGGTTCATGTCCAATATGCGGAATGGATTTAGTCCCAATGGAACCAAGCGAAAGCGAAGACCAAAAAACGTATACCGATTTGGTTAAAAAAATGAAAATTGCAGTCGTATTTACCGTTCCCATTTTTGCAATTGCAATGATAGAAATGGCACACAACAATCCTTTACTACAACTAATGGATGCTTCAAAATGGAATTTGGTACAATTAATATTATCGCTTCCTGTAGTGTTTTATGCCTGTTGGGTATTTTTTATTCGCGCTTGGAAATCCATCATTACTTGGAATTTAAATATGTTTACCCTAATCGGAATTGGTACAGGAGTGGCATTTCTTTTCAGTTTGGTCGGGATGTTTTTCCCAGATATTTTTCCTAGCGAATTCAAAACAGAACACGGAACAGTATTACTATACTTCGAAGCTACAACCGTTATTCTAACTCTTGTATTATTAGGACAATTACTTGAAGCAAGAGCACACAGTCAGACTAGTGGAGCTATCAAAGAATTATTAAAACTCGCACCAACCGAAGCCACTTTGGTTATTGATGGTAGCGATAAAGTAATTTCAATCCACGATATTAAAAAAGGTGATTTACTTCGGGTTAAGCCTGGTGACAAAATTCCAGTTGACGGAAAAATAACCGATGGAGAAAGTAGTATTGATGAAGCAATGATTACAGGAGAACCAATACCCGTTGATAAAAAGAAAGACGATAATGTAATTGCAGGAACAATCAATGGGAATAAATCTTTTATTATGGTTGCAGAAAAAGTGGGTTCAGAAACTTTGCTTTCACAAATCGTGCAAATGGTTAATGACGCTTCTCGTTCGAGAGCGCCAATTCAGAAATTAGCAGACAGTATTTCCAAATACTTCGTGCCCATTGTAGTCATCATTTCTGTTATAACCTTTTTCATTTGGGCAAAATTTGGTCCCGAACCGGCATTAGTATATGGTTTTATAAATGCCATCGCAGTATTAATCATCGCGTGTCCTTGTGCATTAGGATTGGCAACGCCTATGTCAGTAATGGTAGGTGTTGGTAAAGGCGCACAATCAGGGGTTTTGATAAAAAATGCAGAAGCTTTAGAAAACATGAATAAGGTTAATGTTTTAATTACAGATAAAACAGGAACAATAACCGAAGGAAAACCATCGGTCGAAAAAATTTATGCGACCAATAACAATGATAACGATTTATTGCAAAGCATAGCTTCATTAAACCAATATAGTGAGCATCCATTAGCACAAGCCGTAGTCAATTATGGCAAAACAAAATCCATTTCATTAATCGAAGTAAAAGATTTTGAAGCCATTGCCGGAAAAGGAGTTACAGGAACAGTAACCAATAAAAAAGTAGCATTAGGTAATAAAAAACTAATGGAACAAGTAAAAGCTAGTATTTCTGACGATATAGAAAACAAAATCATTACCGAACAAAAACTAGGAAAAACCGTTTCATATATTGCAGTAGAAGGTATTGCTGTTGGATTTGTATCCATTACTGATGCCATAAAAACGTCAAGTGCCGCTGCAATAAAAGAACTGATGCAACAAGGAGTTGAAGTAATTATGATGACAGGCGATAATATCAATACAGCCAAAGCTGTTGCAGAAGAATTGAACCTGTCTTCCTATAAAGCAGGATGTTTACCCGAAGACAAATTAAACGAAATCAAAAAATTACAAGCAGAAGGCAAAATTGTGGCCATGGCTGGTGATGGTATCAACGATGCACCGGCATTAGCACAAGCCAATATCGGAATAGCTATGGGAACAGGAACAGATGTCGCAATTGAAAGTGCCAAAATAACTTTAGTCAAAGGCGATTTACAAGGCATTGTAAAAGCCAAGAACTTAAGCCATGCTGTTATGAAAAACATCAAGCAAAATTTATTTTTTGCCTTTTTCTATAACGTATTGGGTGTTCCAATCGCAGCTGGTGTTCTATATCCATTTTTCGGTATATTATTATCCCCAATGATTGCGGCTTTAGCCATGTCATTTAGTTCTGTATCAGTAATTGTAAATGCGTTACGATTACGCACATTAAAACTTTAA
- a CDS encoding TlpA disulfide reductase family protein: MKIFFYITVLILYSFSIKAQIKVGDTIPSLTLKSNSNSDVNTSSFKGKYILIDFWASWCAPCRLGNKRLVKLHNDIDTAKIEIIGISIDTDISKWLKAVEKDKIKFTQLIDPEGFDANTAIKFGVDELPSKYLFNPQGILIAKNPSEEEIIKLIKE, from the coding sequence ATGAAAATATTTTTTTATATAACAGTACTCATATTGTACTCATTTTCAATAAAAGCCCAAATTAAGGTTGGTGATACAATACCATCACTTACACTAAAAAGTAATAGCAACAGTGATGTAAACACCTCATCATTCAAAGGCAAATATATACTTATCGATTTTTGGGCATCTTGGTGTGCGCCTTGTAGATTAGGCAATAAGAGGTTAGTAAAACTCCATAATGACATAGATACAGCAAAAATTGAAATAATAGGAATATCAATCGATACAGACATAAGTAAGTGGCTTAAAGCTGTTGAAAAAGATAAAATCAAATTTACACAGTTAATAGATCCTGAAGGTTTTGATGCCAATACAGCAATAAAATTTGGTGTTGATGAATTACCATCAAAATACCTATTTAATCCCCAAGGTATTCTAATAGCAAAAAATCCCTCAGAAGAAGAAATAATTAAATTAATAAAAGAATAA